A genome region from Maridesulfovibrio salexigens DSM 2638 includes the following:
- a CDS encoding cell envelope integrity protein TolA — protein sequence MKIIGLFISLLLHAGLIFLALTWSISPPVKISLDMPVYKVDLVSLAPLPAAPVVKKAPAPKAAAKLSKPNAVAIPEAKPKVVPKAKPETVKAPAPKPAPKPKPKPKAKPKPDTTKISPKKIETTSKKKPAKKAEKPVEKKTPPKKEVAEKTPPKKVEKKKVEKKPEVSAEDALAADLASLAEIVEKQEKAERQAVASDLASLTESAKATAVTGSADGTAGASGLVQVYASIVKEAVRKNWRYPVFGQKQNLMARVQIQLKSSGEISNIKLLDSSGNVDFDDSVLTALRDTEVLPKPPGTSIRNIIVNFNLHDLDQ from the coding sequence ATGAAAATCATCGGCCTTTTCATATCTTTACTGCTCCATGCCGGTCTGATATTTTTAGCCCTGACGTGGTCTATCTCACCTCCGGTGAAGATCTCACTTGATATGCCCGTATACAAGGTTGATCTGGTCAGCCTTGCCCCCCTGCCTGCTGCTCCGGTTGTTAAGAAAGCACCTGCGCCGAAAGCTGCTGCCAAGCTTTCCAAGCCGAATGCTGTTGCAATTCCTGAGGCTAAACCGAAAGTTGTACCCAAAGCCAAACCTGAGACAGTTAAAGCTCCGGCCCCTAAACCTGCGCCTAAACCAAAGCCTAAACCAAAAGCGAAGCCCAAGCCGGATACAACTAAAATTTCACCCAAGAAAATAGAGACTACAAGCAAGAAAAAGCCGGCAAAAAAGGCAGAAAAACCGGTTGAAAAGAAGACTCCGCCTAAAAAAGAAGTGGCTGAAAAGACGCCACCCAAAAAGGTAGAGAAGAAAAAAGTCGAAAAGAAACCTGAGGTTTCAGCAGAAGATGCCCTCGCTGCTGATCTCGCATCATTGGCCGAGATTGTGGAAAAACAGGAAAAGGCCGAACGTCAGGCTGTAGCCAGTGATCTGGCCTCGCTCACAGAAAGTGCCAAGGCTACTGCTGTAACCGGTTCCGCTGATGGCACCGCCGGTGCTTCCGGGCTGGTTCAGGTTTACGCTTCAATTGTCAAAGAAGCGGTACGCAAGAATTGGAGATACCCGGTTTTCGGGCAAAAACAGAATCTAATGGCCCGAGTACAGATACAGTTGAAATCCAGTGGTGAAATCAGCAACATCAAACTGCTCGATTCATCGGGAAATGTTGATTTTGATGACTCGGTACTTACGGCTTTGCGCGATACCGAGGTGTTGCCCAAGCCTCCGGGAACATCGATCAGAAACATCATTGTAAACTTTAACCTGCATGATCTTGATCAGTAG
- the tolR gene encoding protein TolR, translating into MGLSTNNRGMLAEINVTPFVDVMLVLLIIFMVTAPLMTQGVEVDLPQTRTVRSLPQDNEHLVLSISDKGEIFLDEYKVGFDELQAHLEKLVKKQNKMLFLRADKNVAYGEVVKVMGEIKAAGIDRLGVVAEPVEKKKK; encoded by the coding sequence ATGGGACTTTCCACCAATAACCGGGGAATGTTGGCTGAGATCAACGTTACCCCCTTTGTTGATGTCATGCTGGTTCTGTTGATCATTTTTATGGTCACAGCCCCACTGATGACGCAAGGGGTTGAAGTTGATTTGCCTCAGACCCGTACCGTGCGCTCTTTACCGCAGGATAATGAACACCTCGTGCTTTCTATCAGTGATAAGGGCGAGATCTTCCTTGATGAATACAAGGTCGGTTTTGACGAACTGCAGGCCCATCTTGAAAAATTGGTTAAAAAGCAGAACAAGATGCTTTTTCTCCGTGCGGATAAGAATGTTGCCTATGGTGAAGTCGTTAAAGTTATGGGTGAAATCAAGGCTGCCGGAATCGATAGGCTTGGCGTAGTAGCAGAACCTGTTGAAAAGAAAAAGAAATAG
- a CDS encoding MotA/TolQ/ExbB proton channel family protein, translating to MDFLPQGGIFAMLDQATIVVKCVLGLLAAMSLWSWTIIFWKLISLGRARTLILKGNKIMEEADSLSSGLTEISKTEGSPLNRIGTAAVKEYRVLEKSAVSASHKRRLIKDTLRRILRRKVSSELKKLTSSLSFLATCANGAPFIGLFGTVWGIMNSFHAIGSAKSAALAAVAPGISEALVATAIGLGVAIPATIFYNFFLGVLNGIETELVNFAGTFLNRVEREVSWVEPSGKSSASEE from the coding sequence ATGGATTTCTTACCTCAGGGCGGAATTTTCGCGATGCTCGATCAGGCCACCATTGTGGTCAAATGTGTGCTTGGCTTGCTTGCTGCCATGTCCCTCTGGAGCTGGACAATCATCTTCTGGAAATTGATCTCCCTCGGCAGGGCAAGAACTTTGATCCTCAAGGGTAATAAGATCATGGAGGAAGCAGATTCCCTTTCTTCCGGTCTGACCGAAATAAGCAAGACTGAAGGCTCTCCATTGAACCGTATCGGAACCGCAGCGGTGAAGGAATACCGTGTGCTGGAAAAATCTGCGGTCAGTGCCAGCCATAAGCGTCGCCTGATTAAAGATACTTTGCGCAGAATTCTGCGCCGCAAGGTCAGCTCTGAATTGAAAAAGCTGACATCCTCACTCTCTTTTCTGGCAACCTGCGCGAATGGTGCGCCTTTTATCGGTCTGTTCGGTACTGTCTGGGGGATTATGAATTCCTTCCATGCTATCGGTTCCGCCAAATCAGCCGCACTGGCAGCTGTTGCTCCCGGTATTTCTGAAGCACTGGTGGCAACTGCTATCGGTTTGGGTGTCGCAATTCCCGCAACCATCTTTTACAACTTTTTCCTCGGCGTGCTGAACGGCATTGAGACAGAGCTGGTCAACTTTGCAGGTACTTTCCTCAACCGTGTGGAACGCGAAGTGTCATGGGTTGAGCCCTCCGGTAAAAGTTCAGCCTCAGAGGAGTAG
- a CDS encoding SIR2 family NAD-dependent protein deacylase has protein sequence MGNLTSGIEQAAGLIKKARCAIALTGAGMSVASGIPDFRSPGGLWSKHDPEKVASIRALQSDPVTVWKFLLEADSMLKSAEPNAGHTGLAQLEKDGFLQGVITQNIDGLHQRAGSVNVIEFHGNCSEFYCMECFAPFPAERIESGSELPVRCPQCSGVIRPDLVFFGEQIPSEAYKAAFELADQSDLVIVAGTSGGVVPASLIPPRIQEAGGLIIEINKAPSAYTSFSDVFIQGAVEDVLPAIVQNLS, from the coding sequence ATGGGCAACCTTACCTCTGGAATTGAGCAGGCAGCAGGGCTGATTAAAAAGGCACGTTGCGCCATTGCTTTGACCGGTGCGGGGATGTCTGTTGCCAGTGGTATACCCGATTTTCGCAGTCCGGGAGGGCTGTGGTCGAAGCACGATCCTGAAAAAGTGGCTTCAATCCGGGCCTTGCAGTCTGATCCGGTAACGGTATGGAAATTTTTGCTTGAAGCGGATTCCATGCTCAAGAGTGCTGAACCGAATGCAGGGCATACGGGCTTGGCTCAGTTGGAAAAAGACGGGTTCCTGCAGGGAGTGATCACCCAGAATATAGATGGGCTGCATCAGCGGGCCGGATCGGTGAACGTTATTGAATTTCACGGTAATTGCAGCGAATTTTATTGCATGGAGTGCTTTGCTCCATTTCCTGCCGAGCGGATTGAGTCCGGGAGTGAGCTTCCGGTACGTTGTCCGCAATGTTCCGGGGTGATAAGGCCGGATCTGGTTTTTTTCGGAGAACAGATTCCGTCTGAAGCTTATAAGGCGGCCTTTGAGCTTGCCGATCAGTCCGATCTGGTAATTGTTGCCGGAACTTCCGGTGGAGTTGTTCCCGCCAGCCTGATCCCGCCGAGGATACAGGAGGCCGGGGGCTTAATTATTGAGATAAACAAGGCTCCGTCCGCCTACACCTCGTTCAGCGATGTGTTTATTCAAGGCGCGGTGGAAGATGTTCTGCCTGCAATTGTGCAGAACTTAAGCTGA
- a CDS encoding histidinol phosphate phosphatase domain-containing protein — protein sequence MIDFHTHTVFSDGELIPAELARRARVAGYRALAMTDHADSSNIDIILENIRRFAKKHGHYFDIDVFAGVELTHVPPGLIGEMAEHARKSGAQIVVVHGETIVEPVAEGTNLAAIEAKVDVLAHPGLITDVEVKLAAEYGVCLEITTRKGHSLTNGHVAALARKHGAKLVINNDAHAPGDLVGLEMRRKIALGAGLSLEEYAQAEENSRELVQKIMKRS from the coding sequence ATGATAGATTTTCATACTCATACTGTTTTCAGTGATGGGGAGCTTATCCCTGCGGAATTGGCAAGGCGTGCTAGGGTTGCGGGGTACCGTGCTTTGGCTATGACCGATCATGCCGATTCCAGCAATATTGATATTATTCTTGAGAATATTCGCAGATTTGCAAAGAAACACGGTCACTACTTTGATATTGATGTTTTTGCCGGAGTTGAGCTTACTCATGTCCCTCCGGGGCTGATCGGTGAAATGGCTGAACATGCCCGCAAATCCGGTGCCCAGATTGTGGTTGTGCATGGTGAAACCATTGTGGAACCTGTTGCGGAAGGTACAAACCTCGCTGCAATTGAGGCTAAGGTAGATGTGCTGGCTCATCCCGGATTGATTACCGATGTGGAAGTAAAGCTGGCTGCTGAGTATGGAGTCTGTCTGGAAATTACCACCCGCAAGGGGCACAGCCTGACCAATGGTCATGTGGCGGCACTGGCGCGTAAGCACGGGGCCAAGTTGGTCATCAACAACGATGCCCACGCTCCCGGTGATCTGGTTGGACTTGAAATGCGTCGTAAAATTGCTCTTGGCGCGGGGCTCAGCCTTGAAGAATATGCTCAGGCCGAGGAAAATTCCCGCGAGCTGGTTCAGAAAATAATGAAACGTTCATAG
- a CDS encoding bifunctional nuclease family protein, translating to MVEMQVYGLAVENDTETPVLVLKSEELGVVLPIWIGAMEAMAISMVLNEVSFPRPMTHDLLLSTIATFGGELVSVDIVDIEKGTFYAEIMVRKDGELVAIDSRPSDAVAIAVRADCPVRVSQKVLDVAGTRDIEEKVEEKSGWEDDLEGLSPDDFKYKM from the coding sequence ATGGTAGAAATGCAGGTTTACGGTCTGGCGGTGGAAAACGATACTGAGACCCCGGTTCTGGTTTTGAAAAGCGAAGAACTGGGAGTGGTCCTGCCCATATGGATAGGAGCAATGGAGGCCATGGCAATTTCCATGGTACTTAATGAAGTTTCTTTTCCCAGACCTATGACCCATGATCTGCTTTTATCCACCATTGCCACGTTTGGCGGTGAACTCGTTTCCGTTGATATTGTTGATATCGAGAAGGGAACTTTTTATGCCGAAATCATGGTCCGTAAGGACGGTGAATTGGTAGCGATTGATTCCCGTCCTTCGGATGCTGTGGCAATCGCTGTCCGTGCAGACTGTCCGGTACGTGTGAGCCAAAAGGTTCTTGATGTAGCCGGAACGAGGGATATAGAAGAAAAAGTTGAGGAAAAGTCCGGTTGGGAAGATGATCTCGAAGGACTTTCCCCTGATGACTTTAAATATAAAATGTAG
- the miaB gene encoding tRNA (N6-isopentenyl adenosine(37)-C2)-methylthiotransferase MiaB yields the protein MKFTVLTFGCQMNVHDSDWLIRAMESRGWTAVEESEADIFIINTCSVRDKPEQKVYSVLGRLAPLCKNPGSFVAVGGCVAQQIGDGFLEKFPHVRLVFGSDGIAQAPDALVDLAANHEKRLVLTDFLGDYPEREGGEVQPNADLIPPGIGTIPGQAFVNIMQGCDNFCAYCIVPYTRGRQKSRSSEAVIKECAHLVKSGVREITLLGQNVNSFGIDKKGEDISFAQLLYKISAIEGLERIRFTTSHPKDIAPEVIKAFGELPNLCPSLHLPVQSGSDRILKKMGRKYDRERYLGIVEGLKEACPNISLTTDLIVGFPGETDEDFEQTMDMLERVRYESSFSFKYSDRPGVAAVKMKPKVPEDVAQARLARLQERQKRITRKSLEALEGHETVVLLERLSKRQEEGGMTWRGKDPGGRVVNVHFAGYGEEQKLGGKLVKVKITEAKNHSLVGAKVGEPW from the coding sequence ATGAAATTTACAGTACTAACATTCGGATGTCAGATGAACGTTCACGATTCAGACTGGCTGATCCGGGCCATGGAGAGCCGTGGCTGGACAGCTGTTGAAGAATCTGAAGCAGATATATTTATTATTAACACCTGTTCTGTGCGCGATAAACCGGAACAGAAAGTCTATAGCGTGCTGGGTCGACTGGCTCCGCTGTGTAAGAACCCGGGCAGCTTTGTTGCTGTGGGCGGTTGTGTTGCCCAGCAGATCGGTGACGGCTTCCTTGAGAAGTTTCCACACGTGCGTCTTGTTTTCGGCAGCGACGGTATTGCTCAGGCACCGGACGCTCTGGTAGACCTTGCAGCCAATCATGAAAAGCGTCTGGTCCTTACCGATTTTCTTGGAGACTACCCGGAACGTGAGGGCGGTGAAGTGCAGCCCAATGCGGACCTGATTCCTCCGGGAATCGGAACTATTCCCGGTCAGGCTTTCGTGAATATCATGCAGGGCTGCGATAACTTCTGTGCTTATTGCATCGTGCCATACACCCGTGGCCGTCAGAAATCCCGTTCTTCGGAAGCTGTGATCAAGGAATGCGCACATCTGGTTAAATCCGGTGTTCGCGAGATTACCTTGCTGGGGCAGAACGTGAACAGTTTCGGCATAGACAAGAAGGGTGAAGACATTTCTTTCGCGCAGTTGCTCTATAAGATTTCTGCTATTGAAGGTCTGGAACGCATCCGCTTCACCACTTCCCATCCTAAGGACATTGCACCTGAAGTGATCAAGGCTTTTGGTGAGCTACCTAATCTTTGCCCCAGCCTGCATTTACCTGTGCAGTCCGGTTCAGACCGCATCTTGAAGAAAATGGGTCGCAAATATGATCGCGAACGTTATCTGGGAATCGTGGAAGGGCTTAAAGAAGCCTGTCCTAATATTTCCCTGACTACAGATCTTATCGTTGGCTTCCCCGGCGAGACAGACGAAGACTTTGAGCAGACCATGGATATGCTGGAAAGAGTGCGCTATGAAAGCAGCTTTTCCTTTAAATATTCTGACCGTCCGGGCGTTGCGGCAGTTAAGATGAAGCCGAAAGTTCCCGAAGATGTTGCTCAGGCTCGCCTTGCCCGCTTGCAGGAAAGACAAAAGCGTATTACTAGAAAAAGTCTAGAAGCTTTAGAGGGCCATGAAACCGTGGTCCTGCTGGAACGCCTTAGCAAGCGACAGGAAGAAGGTGGAATGACATGGCGCGGTAAAGATCCGGGAGGCCGGGTGGTCAATGTTCACTTTGCGGGTTATGGTGAAGAGCAGAAGCTCGGAGGCAAACTGGTCAAGGTGAAGATTACCGAAGCCAAGAATCATTCCCTTGTTGGGGCGAAGGTGGGAGAACCATGGTAG
- a CDS encoding RHS repeat domain-containing protein, whose translation MSLVGFANAEGNEVKRIIRDSFGNQIVDTNKRMDISLGFAAGLFDKDTGLVHFGFREYDPSIGRFITPDPLGLAGGDVDVYGYCADDPVNFIDRVGLQDESEDEGTKGEKSSTLGGAAQGIGGLTGLGKGVLSGLANSWNSGGNSTQHAQNRSQNAKNNATFEKGAQQSLDHLNQSSVQTAREMEKAYKELADKQQAEEKARMERKARSDQEMRDNWRRAGLKAKKDDFGLWDLAGGMAGGAVSGAAAFGALGGSVFGPAGTLAGAIAGGFYGSAMGGLKAVGSKALSDKLGVDRKDMEDAFGILGSAKPSVHKKDFK comes from the coding sequence TTGTCGTTGGTCGGATTTGCTAACGCAGAAGGAAATGAGGTAAAGCGGATTATACGCGATTCGTTTGGAAATCAGATTGTCGATACCAATAAGCGAATGGACATCTCTCTCGGCTTTGCCGCCGGTTTGTTCGACAAGGATACCGGGTTGGTTCATTTCGGATTCCGTGAATATGACCCCTCCATCGGGCGGTTTATAACACCTGATCCGCTGGGATTGGCTGGCGGCGATGTTGATGTTTATGGGTATTGTGCTGATGATCCGGTTAATTTTATTGATCGGGTCGGGTTGCAGGATGAGAGTGAAGATGAAGGGACAAAGGGCGAGAAGTCTTCAACTTTAGGTGGTGCAGCTCAAGGAATCGGTGGTCTTACCGGACTAGGCAAAGGTGTTCTTTCTGGATTAGCCAATAGTTGGAATAGTGGAGGGAATTCCACGCAACACGCGCAAAACAGAAGTCAAAATGCTAAAAACAACGCGACCTTTGAAAAAGGTGCTCAGCAATCTTTAGATCACCTGAATCAATCAAGCGTGCAAACCGCTAGGGAAATGGAAAAAGCCTATAAGGAACTAGCGGATAAGCAGCAGGCTGAAGAAAAGGCCAGAATGGAACGTAAGGCCCGTTCTGACCAAGAGATGCGGGATAATTGGCGTCGTGCGGGGCTGAAAGCCAAAAAAGATGATTTTGGGCTTTGGGATTTAGCTGGAGGGATGGCAGGGGGAGCTGTTAGCGGAGCAGCAGCTTTCGGAGCCCTTGGGGGAAGTGTTTTTGGACCTGCTGGTACGTTAGCAGGAGCTATTGCGGGTGGTTTTTATGGCTCAGCAATGGGTGGGCTTAAAGCTGTCGGTTCTAAAGCACTCTCTGATAAACTTGGTGTGGACAGAAAGGATATGGAAGATGCCTTCGGTATACTCGGAAGTGCTAAACCAAGTGTACATAAAAAGGATTTTAAATAA
- the gpmI gene encoding 2,3-bisphosphoglycerate-independent phosphoglycerate mutase — translation MSQQTGAPSVLLILDGWGIAPEGKGNAVKLANTPVLDGLMESCPRTQLKCAGRAVGLPDGFMGNSEVGHTNIGAGRVVYQDMTRIDIAIEKQELATNAAISGLMDNVKAADGRLHYMGLLSDGGVHSHINHLFSLIEVAKDAGIKEIFVHAFMDGRDTSPTSGKVYMQQLVDKMAEIGAGKVASISGRYYSMDRDKHYERNELSYKALVLGEGQEVSDPVKGVEEAYAAGETDEFIKPRLVSGVDGTLKDGDGVFFFNFRADRARQLCRVLAMKDFSEFDRPKAPEFSGFVTMTQYESDFAFPNAFPPLNISNPIGEVIADKGLKQLRIAETEKYAHVTYFMNGGREEPFEGEDRILVPSPREVATYDLKPQMSAEEVTEKLIEALPKYSLCICNLANLDMVGHSGIIPAAIKACETVDACVGRIVEAVKAQGGVIMLTADHGNAEEMIDANGGPQTAHSLNNVPLVFIGKAFEGVTPSEGALCDIAPTILNHMGISVPEEMTGKDLLKG, via the coding sequence ATGTCACAACAAACCGGTGCTCCTTCCGTTCTGCTTATTCTGGACGGTTGGGGAATTGCCCCTGAAGGTAAAGGCAACGCAGTCAAACTTGCCAACACTCCCGTTCTGGACGGGCTGATGGAAAGCTGTCCCCGGACCCAGCTCAAATGTGCTGGACGTGCGGTGGGGCTTCCTGACGGATTCATGGGTAACTCCGAGGTAGGTCACACCAACATCGGAGCTGGCCGGGTTGTTTATCAGGACATGACCCGCATTGACATTGCCATTGAGAAACAGGAGCTGGCAACAAATGCAGCTATCAGCGGTCTCATGGATAATGTCAAAGCTGCGGACGGTCGCCTGCATTACATGGGGCTTCTTTCCGATGGCGGCGTGCATTCTCACATCAATCATCTTTTTTCATTGATTGAAGTGGCTAAGGATGCCGGTATCAAGGAAATATTCGTCCATGCTTTCATGGATGGTCGTGATACTTCTCCCACCAGCGGTAAGGTCTACATGCAGCAGTTGGTGGATAAAATGGCTGAAATCGGGGCCGGTAAAGTGGCCTCTATTTCCGGTCGTTATTATTCCATGGACCGTGATAAGCATTACGAGCGCAATGAACTTTCCTACAAGGCGCTCGTTCTCGGTGAAGGACAGGAAGTTTCCGACCCTGTTAAAGGTGTTGAAGAAGCATACGCTGCCGGAGAGACTGATGAATTTATCAAGCCGCGCCTTGTTTCCGGTGTAGACGGAACTTTGAAAGACGGCGACGGCGTGTTCTTCTTCAACTTCCGCGCCGACCGTGCCCGTCAGCTTTGCCGGGTGCTTGCAATGAAAGATTTCAGCGAATTCGATCGTCCCAAGGCGCCTGAGTTCAGCGGGTTTGTGACCATGACTCAGTATGAGTCTGATTTTGCTTTCCCTAACGCCTTTCCTCCGTTGAACATCAGCAACCCCATCGGGGAAGTTATTGCGGATAAAGGGCTGAAGCAGCTGCGTATTGCCGAAACCGAGAAATATGCACACGTAACTTATTTCATGAACGGCGGTCGCGAAGAGCCTTTCGAAGGCGAGGATCGTATCCTCGTGCCTTCCCCGCGCGAAGTTGCAACTTACGACCTCAAGCCGCAGATGAGCGCCGAGGAAGTGACTGAAAAGCTGATTGAAGCATTGCCGAAATATTCGCTATGCATCTGCAACCTTGCCAACCTCGACATGGTCGGTCATTCCGGCATCATCCCGGCGGCGATAAAAGCCTGCGAGACTGTTGATGCTTGTGTCGGCAGGATTGTAGAAGCAGTGAAAGCGCAGGGCGGTGTAATTATGCTGACTGCCGACCACGGTAATGCCGAAGAAATGATTGACGCAAACGGCGGCCCGCAGACTGCGCACAGCCTGAACAACGTGCCGCTGGTATTCATCGGTAAAGCGTTTGAAGGTGTGACTCCTTCTGAAGGCGCACTTTGTGACATCGCACCCACAATTTTGAATCACATGGGCATTTCCGTTCCCGAAGAAATGACCGGTAAAGATCTTTTAAAAGGATAA
- the rsfS gene encoding ribosome silencing factor, whose product MKTKEKKFKQIDTKDKVQLVAEWLDEKQASDVSAVDVQGICPIAEVVMVAGAKGVRHAQALADFVLEQLSKENIEYLGMEGYKTGDWILLDLNDIIVHIFQEDNRGFYNVEGLWSEGTRMDLNLKPQD is encoded by the coding sequence ATGAAAACTAAAGAAAAGAAATTTAAACAGATCGATACTAAGGATAAAGTTCAGCTTGTTGCTGAATGGTTGGATGAAAAACAAGCCAGTGATGTTTCCGCTGTAGACGTACAGGGCATCTGCCCCATCGCCGAAGTGGTAATGGTTGCAGGAGCAAAAGGTGTGCGTCACGCACAGGCTCTGGCTGATTTCGTTCTGGAGCAGCTTTCCAAGGAAAATATCGAATACCTCGGTATGGAAGGCTACAAAACCGGAGACTGGATCCTTCTCGATCTGAACGATATTATCGTACACATTTTTCAGGAAGATAACCGCGGTTTTTACAACGTGGAAGGTCTCTGGTCCGAAGGCACCAGAATGGATTTAAATCTCAAGCCGCAGGATTAA